The following proteins are encoded in a genomic region of Juglans regia cultivar Chandler unplaced genomic scaffold, Walnut 2.0 Scaffold_102, whole genome shotgun sequence:
- the LOC108980973 gene encoding probable WRKY transcription factor 7, giving the protein MFRPRGITGLVGKFDCRTMKKMMDGSVTLFLPLLHWGRSSVLSAMAVELMMGCGGGDGFSGKIEEDALAVKEAASAGIQSVEKLMRLISQEQYQQGQATADSTSTSNKASMELGAVADVTVDKFQKVISLLDRRRIGHARFRRAPVSLAPASDLPVQLNEETKHPLSHHLKTEPVSAFKVYCPTPTPVVRLPPLPNNHSHLPPHMGAKNIGSVERKDAVTSITFSPSPPISAANSFVSTLTGDTESLQPSLSSGFHITHMSQVSSAGKPPLSSCSLKRRCNSMDDAAVLKCGSSPARCHCSKKRKSKVKRVIRVPAISPKMADIPPDDYSWRKYGQKPIKGSPHPRGYYKCSSLRGCPARKHVERALDDPTMLVVTYEGEHNHSNSLTEATAAHVLESS; this is encoded by the exons ATGTTTCGACCACGTGGAATCACAGGATTAGTGGGTAAGTTTGACTGCAGAacgatgaagaagatgatggacGGGTCAGTAACCCTATTTTTGCCTTTGCTGCATTGGGGAAG GTCTTCTGTTCTTAGTGCAATGGCTGTGGAGCTGATGATGGGCTGTGGCGGGGGTGATGGTTTTTCGGGGAAGATTGAAGAGGACGCTCTTGCTGTAAAGGAAGCTGCGTCTGCTGGGATTCAGAGCGTCGAGAAGCTGATGAGATTGATTTCTCAAGAACAATACCAACAGGGACAAGCAACAGCTGATTCCACTAGTACTAGTAACAAAGCTTCCATGGAGCTGGGGGCTGTCGCGGATGTCACGGTGGACAAGTTCCAGAAGGTGATATCTTTACTGGATAGAAGAAGAATAGGCCACGCTCGGTTCCGAAGGGCTCCTGTTTCTCTTGCTCCTGCTTCTGATTTACCAGTACAGCTGAACGAAGAAACAAAGCACCCGCTGTCTCACCATCTGAAAACAGAGCCTGTTTCTGCTTTTAAGGTTTACTGTCCCACTCCTACACCGGTTGTTCGCCTACCTCCTCTGCCGAATAATCACTCCCATTTGCCCCCACATATGGGGGCAAAGAATATTGGGTCCGTGGAGAGGAAGGATGCCGTTACAAGTATCACCTTCTCGCCATCACCGCCGATTTCTGCTGCGAATTCTTTCGTGTCGACTTTGACAGGGGATACTGAGAGCTTGCAGCCTTCCTTGTCGTCCGGGTTCCATATTACGCACATGTCTCAGGTGTCGTCTGCGGGGAAGCCACCTCTGTCTTCCTGCTCCTTGAAGAGGAGGTGTAACTCCATGGACGATGCGGCCGTTCTCAAGTGTGGCTCATCTCCTGCACGTTGCCACTGTTCAAAGAAAAG GAAATCCAAAGTGAAGAGAGTTATCAGAGTCCCTGCAATTAGCCCAAAGATGGCGGATATTCCACCTGATGATTATTCCTGGAGGAAATACGGCCAGAAACCCATTAAAGGTTCTCCCCATCCAAG GGGATATTACAAGTGCAGTAGCTTGAGGGGCTGCCCTGCGCGCAAACATGTGGAGCGTGCTCTGGATGATCCAACGATGCTGGTTGTGACCTACGAGGGTGAACACAATCACTCCAACTCTCTCACGGAGGCAACTGCAGCTCATGTCCTGGAATCATCCTAG
- the LOC108979765 gene encoding uncharacterized protein LOC108979765 produces the protein MVELIPIRLQKTWEIWNVRGVILFSLSLQIVLFLGAPMRKRTGNKLYILIIWGSYFLADWAASFTIGLITSSRNSSKIIERSDLLAFWAPFLLLHLGGPDTITAFALEDNELWLRHFLTLIFQVVASFYVFLETLPSNKLWLPTSLIFLAGVIKYSERTRSLYRASWGTFRETMLTEPDPGPEYAKLMEAYSSKKVARLPTKMSQTLDAVIRESKSAFYSSQRPRDQEKRLDEFEVVRYGYHFFKIFKGLIVDLISHNDRNESRDFFLQISRPDDALKVLEVELNFIYEVLYTKFVVIHDTIGYLLRSVSSLSVLASLGVFFFVDCKHGLDKFDIRVTYTLLLGALSLEAIALFNLIFSDWTTVNFLDNRINTNSGVRAIFKKYLKIRRSRWSPPKDELPNTNSSESIRTTPVLLRRWSESVAGFNLITYCLKQLPKKSHEENADQCYLGIFKKTAHLLHRIQKCCRKKVVEPLGAKDFLDEWRYASKNYFTKNLWEFIFKELLEKSKEADKPENIKTISSARGAYVLEEYKKEHGGEVLFETLKKDYIENVTYDESLLLWHIATEICYHGSEVDHQTEAVDYKFISKLVSDYMLYLLVMKPTMMSAVAGIGQIRYRDTCAEAKRFFRNKGLGPKMVKDACEKLLAVNTDVKPVHVKGDRSKSVLFDACMLAKELQKLEKKWEVISKVWVEMLSYASNHCRPDAHSQQVSRGGQLINLVWLLMAHFGLVEQFVFTAGFGPAKLIVEK, from the coding sequence ATGGTCGAGCTCATTCCGATCAGGCTGCAGAAGACATGGGAGATATGGAATGTCAGGGGAGTCATTCTCTTCAGCCTTTCACTACAAATCGTACTGTTTTTGGGTGCTCCCATGAGAAAGCGCACAGGAAATAAGCTCTACATCCTGATCATCTGGGGATCATACTTTCTAGCCGATTGGGCAGCTAGCTTCACTATCGGGCTCATCACCAGCAGCCGGAACTCATCTAAGATTATTGAAAGGAGTGACCTTCTTGCATTTTGGGCTCCGTTCTTGTTGTTACATCTTGGTGGGCCGGACACCATAACTGCTTTTGCCCTGGAGGATAATGAGCTCTGGCTTAGGCACTTCCTCACCCTGATATTCCAAGTTGTCGCCTCGTTTTATGTCTTCCTGGAAACACTACCAAGCAACAAGCTATGGCTCCCGACTTCCCTCATTTTCCTGGCAGGAGTCATTAAATACAGTGAACGGACACGTTCTTTATATCGTGCAAGCTGGGGTACATTCCGAGAAACCATGCTTACAGAACCAGATCCTGGACCAGAGTACGCGAAGCTCATGGAGGCATACTCTTCAAAGAAAGTAGCCAGACTTCCTACAAAAATGTCACAAACATTAGATGCTGTTATTAGAGAATCCAAGTCAGCCTTCTATTCTTCTCAACGTCCGAGAGATCAGGAGAAGAGATTAGATGAGTTTGAGGTGGTGAGATATGGTTACCACTTCTTCAAAATCTTCAAGGGGCTCATTGTTGATCTCATTAGCCATAATGATCGAAATGAGAGCagagatttttttcttcagaTCAGCAGGCCTGATGATGCGCTTAAAGTGTTGGAGGTTGAACTCAACTTCATCTACGAAGTTCTCTATACCAAGTTCGTTGTGATACATGATACAATAGGATACCTTTTGCGCTCTGTAAGCTCGCTTTCGGTTTTGGCGTCCCTTGGGGTCTTCTTTTTTGTAGACTGCAAGCATGGTTTAGATAAGTTTGATATTCGAGTTACCTACACCCTGCTGCTCGGTGCCTTGAGCCTGGAGGCAATAGCACTCTTCAACCTCATTTTTTCTGATTGGACAACAGTAAATTTTCTCGACAATAGGATTAATACAAATTCAGGAGTCCGGGCcatcttcaaaaaatatctcaaaattagAAGGTCAAGGTGGTCTCCACCCAAGGATGAGCTGCCAAACACAAATTCAAGTGAGTCAATAAGGACTACACCAGTATTACTTCGCAGGTGGTCTGAATCCGTGGCAGGATTTAATTTGATAACATACTGCCTCAAGCAACTTCCGAAAAAATCCCATGAAGAAAATGCAGATCAGTGCTACCTTGGCATTTTTAAGAAGACTGCTCATTTGTTGCATCGTATACAGAAATGTTGTAGGAAAAAAGTGGTCGAACCGTTGGGTGCTAAGGATTTTCTAGATGAGTGGAGATATGCGTCCAAAAACTACTTCACGAAAAATCTATGGGAATTTATCTTTAAAGAACTGTTGGAGAAATCTAAAGAAGCAGATAAACCAGAAAATATCAAGACGATAAGTTCAGCTAGAGGTGCTTATGTTCTCGAAGAATACAAAAAGGAGCACGGAGGGGAAGTACTTTTTGAAACacttaaaaaagattatattgaAAATGTTACCTATGATGAGAGCCTTCTGCTTTGGCACATTGCTACTGAAATCTGCTATCATGGAAGTGAAGTCGATCACCAGACAGAAGCTGTTGATTATAAATTCATCAGTAAGCTCGTTTCAGATTACATGCTATATCTTTTAGTGATGAAACCTACTATGATGTCTGCTGTGGCAGGTATTGGGCAAATTAGATATAGAGATACATGTGCTGAGGCTAAAAGATTCTTTCGCAATAAGGGACTAGGACCAAAGATGGTAAAGGATGCTTGTGAAAAGCTCCTTGCTGTGAATACAGATGTTAAACCTGTTCATGTGAAGGGAGATCGAAGCAAATCTGTATTgtttgatgcatgcatgctggccaAAGAGCTGCAAAAATTGGAGAAGAAATGGGAGGTAATCAGCAAAGTGTGGGTGGAGATGTTGTCATACGCGTCAAATCATTGCCGACCAGATGCTCATTCTCAGCAAGTAAGTAGAGGTGGACAGCTTATCAAtcttgtttggttgctgatgGCTCATTTTGGCCTGGTTGAGCAGTTCGTATTCACTGCCGGTTTTGGCCCTGCAAAATTGATTGTGGAAAAGTAG